GGCCAGGCTCCGGGACCGGCGGTCGCGGCGCGCGAGGCGGGCGAGGGCCTGTTCGACCTCGGTCCCGCCGCGTCGTTCGCCGACGAGAGCATCACGCGGGTCGTCGCCGGCGGCCAGGAGCTGGTGCTGATCCGCCACGAGGGCGAGTTCTTCGCCCTGCCCGACCAGTGCACGCACCAGCGCTACCCGCTGCACGACGGCGAGCTGATCCCCGGCAAGATCAGGTGCGTCCACCACGGCGCGACCTTCGACTTGCACAGCGGCAGGCCCACCCTGCCGGCGGTCAAGAAGATCCGGCTCTTCCAGGCGTTCGAGCGCGAGGGGCGGGTGTACGTG
This DNA window, taken from Trueperaceae bacterium, encodes the following:
- a CDS encoding Rieske 2Fe-2S domain-containing protein translates to MTDTGQAPGPAVAAREAGEGLFDLGPAASFADESITRVVAGGQELVLIRHEGEFFALPDQCTHQRYPLHDGELIPGKIRCVHHGATFDLHSGRPTLPAVKKIRLFQAFEREGRVYVSLQER